One part of the Streptomyces sp. AM 2-1-1 genome encodes these proteins:
- a CDS encoding amino acid ABC transporter ATP-binding protein, whose translation MVEIRSLHKSFGSTDVLRGIDLTVRPGEVTVVLGPSGSGKSTLLRTINHLEKADRGWITVDGELIGYRRDGDKLYELREREVLRRRTRIGFVFQSFHLFPHLTVVENIIEAPVSALRRPRDEAIAAAGKLLERVGLADKAQAYPRQLSGGQQQRVAIARALALEPKLLLFDEPTSALDPELVGEVLDVIKDLAAQGTTMIVVTHEIGFAREVADTVVFMDEGRIVEQGPPDEVLDRPTEARTRAFLSKVL comes from the coding sequence ATGGTCGAGATCCGCTCCCTGCACAAGAGTTTCGGCTCGACCGACGTGCTGCGCGGCATCGACCTCACCGTCCGGCCCGGCGAGGTGACCGTCGTCCTCGGCCCCTCCGGTTCCGGCAAGTCCACCCTGCTGCGCACCATCAACCATCTGGAGAAGGCCGACCGCGGCTGGATCACCGTCGACGGCGAACTCATCGGCTACCGCAGGGACGGCGACAAGCTGTACGAACTGCGGGAGCGCGAGGTGCTGCGCCGCCGCACCCGGATCGGGTTCGTCTTCCAGAGCTTCCACCTCTTCCCGCACCTCACGGTGGTGGAGAACATCATCGAGGCACCCGTCTCCGCCCTGCGGCGCCCCCGGGACGAGGCGATCGCCGCGGCCGGGAAGCTGCTGGAGCGGGTGGGCCTGGCCGACAAGGCGCAGGCGTACCCCCGGCAGCTCTCCGGAGGGCAGCAGCAGCGCGTCGCCATCGCACGGGCCCTCGCGCTGGAGCCGAAACTGCTCCTCTTCGACGAGCCGACCTCCGCGCTCGACCCCGAGCTCGTCGGTGAGGTCCTCGACGTCATCAAGGACCTCGCCGCACAGGGCACCACCATGATCGTGGTCACCCACGAGATCGGCTTCGCCCGGGAGGTGGCCGACACCGTCGTCTTCATGGACGAGGGGCGGATCGTCGAGCAGGGGCCGCCGGACGAGGTGCTCGACCGCCCCACCGAAGCGCGCACCCGCGCCTTCCTCTCCAAGGTCCTGTGA
- a CDS encoding LLM class flavin-dependent oxidoreductase, with protein sequence MTPGRPLHLAAEIGGPPRYDPDHYLGLARLAERGALDYVTLGDSFARPGPDALSVLARIAPATDRIGLVPTVDTTHTEPFHVSSAVATLDWVSRGRAGWRADVSTTEAVAGLFGRRTARPAEELWHEAGEVADAGARLWDSWEDDAEIRDTATGRFIDRDKVHHIDFEGDSFSVRGPAIVPRPPQGRPVTVIDGTTAPARAAAARHADVVHIRATSPEQAAAARADVHRLAATHGRAAHEVRVLVALAVDLGDAETAPEPGLASGPPLAGHGTYFRGGPVDLAELVSEWYRAGAADGFHLTPITPARDLERIVNGTVALLQHRSLFRTFHPGGTLREHLGLARPASRYALARTAGERR encoded by the coding sequence ATGACCCCCGGCAGACCGCTCCATCTGGCCGCCGAGATCGGTGGCCCGCCCCGCTACGATCCGGACCACTACCTCGGTCTGGCCCGGCTCGCCGAGCGCGGCGCCCTGGACTACGTGACCCTCGGCGACTCCTTCGCCCGGCCCGGGCCCGACGCGCTCTCCGTGCTCGCGCGGATCGCGCCCGCCACCGACCGGATCGGTCTGGTGCCGACCGTCGACACCACCCACACCGAGCCGTTCCACGTCTCGTCCGCCGTCGCCACCCTCGACTGGGTGAGCCGGGGACGGGCCGGCTGGAGGGCCGACGTCTCGACGACCGAGGCGGTGGCGGGACTCTTCGGGCGGCGTACCGCCCGGCCCGCCGAGGAGCTGTGGCACGAGGCGGGTGAGGTCGCCGACGCCGGGGCACGGCTCTGGGACAGCTGGGAGGACGACGCCGAGATCAGGGACACCGCCACCGGCCGGTTCATCGACCGGGACAAGGTGCACCACATCGACTTCGAGGGCGACTCCTTCTCGGTGCGGGGCCCCGCCATCGTGCCGAGACCCCCGCAGGGGCGCCCCGTCACCGTGATCGACGGCACCACCGCGCCCGCGCGGGCGGCCGCGGCACGCCACGCGGACGTCGTGCACATCCGGGCCACCTCGCCCGAGCAGGCCGCCGCCGCCCGCGCGGACGTCCACCGGCTGGCCGCGACGCACGGCCGCGCCGCGCACGAGGTACGCGTGCTGGTCGCACTCGCGGTCGACCTCGGCGACGCCGAGACCGCCCCCGAACCGGGGCTCGCGAGCGGACCGCCGCTGGCCGGCCACGGCACCTACTTCCGGGGCGGGCCGGTGGACCTCGCCGAGCTCGTCTCGGAGTGGTACCGGGCGGGCGCGGCGGACGGGTTCCACCTCACGCCCATCACCCCCGCCCGCGACCTCGAAAGGATCGTCAACGGCACCGTGGCCCTCCTCCAGCACCGCAGCCTCTTCCGCACCTTCCACCCCGGCGGCACCCTCCGCGAGCACCTCGGGCTGGCCCGCCCCGCCAGCCGCTACGCGCTCGCCCGGACGGCGGGGGAGCGGCGATGA
- a CDS encoding NtaA/DmoA family FMN-dependent monooxygenase (This protein belongs to a clade of FMN-dependent monooxygenases, within a broader family of flavin-dependent oxidoreductases, the luciferase-like monooxygenase (LMM) family, some of whose members use coenzyme F420 rather than FMN.), whose amino-acid sequence MHLAAHFPGVNSTTVWSDPRSGSQIDFASFEYLARTAERGTFDFFFLAEGLRLREYDGRVHDLDVVGRPESLTVLNALAAVTDRLGLAATVNTTFNEPYELARRLATLDHLSGGRAAWNVVTSSDAFTGENFRRGGYLDRADRYTRAAEFVAAARELWDSWTPDGRPRPFEHRGRHFDVSGEFTVPRSPQGHPVVIQAGDSDEGREFAASSADVIFTRHGTLEAGRAFYADVKGRLAAYGRRPEDLKIMPGVTVVVGDTDAEAQERAAAIRRLQVSPQNAILALEQVWGTDLSAYDPDGPFPTSDPVPDSEFVQGRVRVADPLAVASRWRALSREKGLSIRETVIESTTRQSFVGAPETVAAELTAFVDGRAADGFILVPHLTPGGLDDFVDRVVPLLRERGAFRSEYTGSTLRSHLGLAEPVGKG is encoded by the coding sequence ATGCATCTGGCCGCCCACTTCCCGGGCGTCAACAGCACCACGGTCTGGTCGGACCCCCGGTCCGGCAGCCAGATCGACTTCGCCTCCTTCGAGTACCTGGCCAGGACCGCCGAGCGCGGCACGTTCGACTTCTTCTTCCTCGCGGAAGGACTCCGGCTGCGCGAGTACGACGGGCGCGTCCACGACCTCGACGTCGTGGGACGGCCGGAGTCCCTCACCGTGCTGAACGCGCTCGCCGCCGTCACCGACCGCCTCGGCCTCGCCGCCACGGTCAACACGACGTTCAACGAGCCGTACGAGCTGGCCCGCCGGCTGGCCACCCTCGACCACCTCAGCGGGGGCCGCGCCGCGTGGAACGTGGTCACGTCCTCGGACGCCTTCACCGGTGAGAACTTCCGCCGGGGCGGATACCTCGACCGCGCCGACCGGTACACCCGGGCCGCCGAATTCGTCGCCGCGGCACGGGAACTGTGGGACTCCTGGACGCCGGACGGGCGGCCCCGGCCGTTCGAGCACCGCGGCCGGCACTTCGACGTCTCCGGCGAGTTCACCGTGCCGCGCTCCCCGCAGGGGCATCCGGTCGTCATCCAGGCCGGAGACTCGGACGAGGGCCGCGAGTTCGCCGCCTCCTCCGCCGACGTGATCTTCACCCGGCACGGCACCCTGGAGGCGGGACGCGCCTTCTACGCGGACGTCAAGGGACGGCTGGCGGCGTACGGACGCCGGCCCGAGGATCTCAAGATCATGCCCGGCGTCACGGTCGTGGTCGGCGACACGGACGCGGAGGCCCAGGAGCGGGCCGCCGCGATCCGCCGCCTCCAGGTCTCGCCGCAGAACGCCATCCTCGCCCTGGAGCAGGTCTGGGGCACCGACCTCTCCGCGTACGACCCCGACGGCCCGTTCCCCACGAGCGACCCGGTGCCGGACTCCGAGTTCGTGCAGGGCCGGGTCCGGGTCGCCGACCCCCTCGCGGTGGCGTCGCGGTGGCGGGCGCTCTCCCGGGAGAAGGGGCTGTCCATCCGGGAGACCGTGATCGAGAGCACCACCCGGCAGTCCTTCGTGGGTGCCCCCGAGACGGTCGCCGCGGAGCTGACCGCCTTCGTCGACGGGCGGGCGGCGGACGGCTTCATCCTGGTCCCGCACCTCACCCCCGGCGGCCTGGACGACTTCGTCGACCGGGTCGTCCCCCTCCTGAGGGAACGCGGTGCGTTCCGGTCCGAGTACACCGGTTCCACCCTGCGCTCACACCTCGGGCTGGCCGAACCCGTAGGGAAAGGTTGA